One region of Vulgatibacter sp. genomic DNA includes:
- a CDS encoding DUF1697 domain-containing protein — MARYALLLRGVNVGAKSSLPMAELRAMLERLGCTAVQTYVQSGNAVLETSRSPAALASAIEAELQSFMGRPVPITLRTGAELRQVVEGNPFPDATDEPTKLCVTFLSEPPGAEALAPLAAVAAAGDEALVAQGREIYTWHPNGQGRSPLAAALAKLRVRGTLTTRNWKTVGKLHELLGG, encoded by the coding sequence ATGGCGCGCTACGCCCTGCTACTGCGCGGCGTGAACGTCGGCGCGAAGAGCAGCCTGCCGATGGCGGAGCTGCGCGCGATGCTGGAGCGGCTCGGCTGCACGGCGGTGCAGACCTACGTGCAGAGCGGCAACGCGGTGCTCGAGACGAGCCGCTCGCCCGCAGCGCTCGCGTCCGCGATCGAGGCGGAGCTGCAAAGCTTCATGGGACGGCCCGTGCCGATCACCCTGCGCACCGGGGCCGAGCTGCGGCAGGTGGTCGAGGGCAACCCCTTCCCCGACGCGACCGACGAGCCCACGAAGCTCTGCGTGACCTTCCTCTCGGAGCCGCCCGGCGCGGAGGCGCTCGCGCCGCTCGCCGCGGTCGCGGCCGCAGGCGACGAGGCCTTGGTGGCGCAGGGCCGCGAGATCTACACCTGGCACCCGAATGGCCAGGGCCGCAGCCCGCTCGCCGCCGCCCTGGCGAAGCTGCGGGTCCGCGGCACGCTCACGACGCGCAACTGGAAGACCGTGGGCAAGCTGCACGAGCTGCTCGGCGGCTGA
- a CDS encoding NADPH-dependent FMN reductase, with amino-acid sequence MTDVDHSVSVGEASPDMMKVLAISGSLRAGSNTTAVLLGAARLAAPAVEVDLYGGLSALPHFDPDLDAARAPAAVEALRRDVAAADAVLFCTPEYAHGVPGSLKNALDWLVGSGELYAKPVALLNAAPRATHAQASLAETLRTMGAQLLTDPCVIAASAGLLPDGSNVEELAALRDALRGVLEALRGAAVRGGS; translated from the coding sequence ATGACGGACGTTGACCACTCGGTGTCCGTCGGCGAGGCTTCACCCGACATGATGAAGGTCCTCGCCATCTCGGGGAGCCTGCGGGCGGGCTCCAACACCACCGCCGTCCTCCTCGGGGCGGCGCGCCTCGCAGCTCCCGCCGTCGAGGTCGATCTCTACGGCGGCCTCTCGGCCCTGCCGCACTTCGACCCCGACCTGGACGCGGCGAGAGCGCCGGCAGCGGTGGAGGCCCTGCGTCGAGACGTGGCTGCTGCGGACGCCGTGCTCTTCTGCACGCCCGAGTACGCCCACGGCGTCCCGGGAAGCCTGAAGAACGCGCTCGACTGGCTGGTGGGAAGCGGCGAACTCTACGCGAAGCCGGTGGCCCTGCTGAACGCAGCGCCGCGTGCCACCCACGCGCAGGCCTCCCTCGCGGAGACGCTCCGCACGATGGGCGCGCAGCTCCTCACCGATCCCTGCGTCATCGCGGCCTCGGCAGGGCTCCTGCCCGACGGCAGCAACGTGGAGGAGCTGGCGGCGCTGCGGGACGCCCTGCGCGGCGTCCTCGAAGCGCTCCGTGGCGCAGCCGTCCGCGGTGGGTCGTGA
- a CDS encoding peptidylprolyl isomerase — MSTRWIALLGCLAVALLAGCGAEDEPESLPGKEQPEPEPEPEPEPGPDALLDPSKLTEEAPAEFTVRFETTEGPFVLVVHREWAPLGADRFFNLVKNHFYDDVAFFRVLDGTITQFGIHGDPAISSIWRDATIEDDPVVESNTRGRIAFATAGPGTRTTQLFISGTDLSQLDAMGFAPFGEVTEGMDVVDSLYAGYGEGFPDGQGPSQGRIQSKGNEYLRAEFPDLDYVTTARLVE, encoded by the coding sequence GTGAGCACGAGGTGGATCGCGCTTCTCGGTTGCCTTGCCGTTGCCCTTCTCGCGGGATGCGGGGCCGAAGACGAGCCCGAGTCGCTGCCCGGCAAGGAGCAGCCGGAACCCGAGCCGGAGCCCGAACCCGAGCCAGGGCCGGATGCGCTCCTCGATCCGAGCAAGCTCACGGAGGAGGCGCCAGCCGAATTCACGGTGCGCTTCGAGACCACCGAGGGCCCCTTCGTGCTGGTCGTCCATCGTGAATGGGCGCCGCTGGGCGCGGACCGCTTCTTCAACCTGGTCAAGAACCACTTCTACGACGACGTGGCCTTCTTCCGCGTTCTCGACGGAACGATCACGCAATTCGGCATCCACGGCGATCCCGCGATCTCGTCCATCTGGCGCGACGCGACCATCGAGGACGACCCGGTCGTCGAGTCGAACACGCGCGGACGAATCGCCTTCGCCACCGCCGGACCGGGCACGCGGACCACGCAGCTCTTCATCAGCGGTACCGATCTCTCGCAGCTCGACGCGATGGGCTTCGCTCCCTTCGGCGAGGTCACCGAAGGGATGGACGTGGTCGACTCGCTCTACGCTGGGTACGGCGAGGGTTTCCCGGATGGGCAGGGGCCGTCGCAGGGCAGGATCCAGAGCAAGGGGAACGAATACCTCCGCGCGGAGTTTCCCGACCTCGACTACGTGACGACGGCCCGGCTCGTCGAGTGA
- a CDS encoding PAS domain-containing sensor histidine kinase, translating to MAREGESNGTPDAEPALDFRQVFEEAPALLLVVRADAPRFTIVAATDAYCNATLTRRAEILGRPLFEVFPDDPSDPTPTGTSQLRRSLERVLHSGAPDTMALQRYPVRRQDGTFETRYWAPVNLLLSDPRGRIQFLVHRVEDVTAFIDAREAAAQSSDRAGELQVQLERLDAEVYARTQDLLDAKRELEVRADELELFAARIAHDIKNPIATLGLRLEVLERRAALDPASLASVRQMGEQVERMGGLVDGLLAFARSGARPAPGVRTELRDAVHGALSDLRPGADQAHVELRAEAIPEIEVACAPGVLASVLTNLVRNAVDALQGVPPERRLVEVRARRDEARVHVEVEDSGPGIPKELHADIFRPYVRGPGPSASGLGLGLATVKRLVEAHGGDVGVRSEPGRGTAFWVDLPVSRDPG from the coding sequence GTGGCCCGGGAGGGTGAGTCGAACGGCACGCCGGATGCGGAGCCGGCGCTCGACTTTCGGCAGGTCTTCGAAGAGGCGCCAGCCCTGCTGCTCGTCGTTCGTGCGGACGCGCCTCGGTTCACCATCGTCGCCGCCACCGATGCCTACTGCAACGCCACGCTGACGCGCCGCGCGGAGATCCTCGGCCGTCCGCTCTTCGAGGTCTTCCCCGACGACCCGAGCGATCCGACGCCGACCGGTACGTCGCAGCTCCGCAGGTCTCTCGAGCGCGTGCTCCACAGCGGGGCGCCGGACACGATGGCGTTGCAGCGGTATCCCGTTCGCCGGCAGGACGGCACGTTCGAGACGAGATATTGGGCGCCGGTCAACCTCCTGTTGAGCGACCCACGGGGGCGGATCCAATTCCTCGTCCACCGGGTCGAAGACGTGACCGCCTTTATCGACGCACGCGAGGCAGCTGCGCAATCGAGCGACCGCGCCGGCGAGCTGCAAGTCCAGCTGGAACGTCTCGACGCAGAGGTCTACGCGCGCACCCAGGACCTGCTCGACGCGAAGCGGGAACTCGAGGTGCGCGCCGACGAACTCGAGCTCTTCGCCGCCCGGATTGCCCACGACATCAAGAACCCGATCGCCACGCTGGGGCTGCGCCTCGAGGTGCTCGAGCGGCGCGCCGCTCTCGATCCGGCTTCGCTTGCTTCCGTGCGGCAGATGGGCGAGCAGGTCGAGCGGATGGGCGGCCTGGTCGACGGCCTGCTCGCCTTCGCTCGGTCGGGCGCACGCCCCGCTCCCGGCGTGCGCACGGAGTTGCGGGACGCCGTCCACGGCGCGTTGTCCGATCTCCGGCCGGGGGCAGACCAGGCACACGTGGAGCTGCGGGCCGAGGCGATCCCGGAGATCGAGGTCGCATGCGCCCCCGGCGTGCTGGCGAGCGTGCTCACCAACCTCGTGCGAAACGCGGTGGACGCGCTCCAAGGCGTCCCGCCGGAGCGCCGCCTCGTCGAAGTCCGCGCACGGCGAGACGAGGCCCGCGTTCATGTCGAGGTGGAGGACAGCGGCCCGGGCATCCCGAAGGAACTGCACGCCGACATCTTCCGACCCTACGTGCGCGGACCCGGCCCCTCGGCGTCCGGCCTGGGGCTCGGACTCGCGACGGTCAAGCGCCTCGTCGAAGCCCACGGTGGAGACGTCGGGGTCCGCTCGGAGCCGGGACGCGGCACTGCCTTCTGGGTCGACTTGCCCGTCTCCCGGGACCCGGGCTGA
- a CDS encoding ATP-binding protein, which translates to MERSDPARRVAPAAGRRASRDPRPVPEWLAYLASAFVIASLLVLSLVPPWFNRRIDGIRQEIERVVEPARVQAREQLDAVVREITATRAYLLGGDPALLERARDERRNAEEAAERAAAAMRPLGPEVLELHGRLSAAASRWRERQDALLAGELSARAYLAELPEQQARFEALFEEAASLDEALAAEAAERRTSIRRAARRLSVVVALLGASAMVASMVVAWLARRERAFARSAENARARAERHAKEERTLKEVMRALGASVSFREVVEKAAERSVELTRAFGAYVEKFDVPEPGSEVEIVAVAGKGVPALGTRVPYPGSLSEELMESHAPQVMTEVGAIGERMAPYLTASCPGCTGLIVPLSSGGEILGTLVLLRRAEQGAYTVEEVELARALGDAASAALRRVLLLEDVEREKRARDALLESTDEGILGIDGAGCFTLVNRAASLMLGWDPAEMLGRSVHPLIHHHRPGGVAYAEEECPLTHVIRGGAGVRSESDLLWRKDGSSFPAEFSVRPIAEGGVTVGAVIAFTDITERKQNEQERERLHEMERRARAEAETALRARDELLSAVSHDLRNPLGTIRLSADFLLRQLGTGDERASERRKVEVIGRASESMDHMIQDLLDVDRIDSGRLVLELAPTDPAAVVEETCALFRPHAERAGISLSCSASPELPQVLADAGGLQRILSNLLGNALKFTPEGGAVSVQASAAADGVSFAVTDTGRGIAAEELPRLFDRHWQASRTDRRGLGLGLAIVKGLIEAHGGAIHVESTPGRGSTFRVAIPIATRPG; encoded by the coding sequence GTGGAGCGATCCGATCCCGCACGCCGTGTCGCCCCAGCGGCTGGCCGCCGAGCGAGCCGCGATCCGCGGCCGGTCCCGGAGTGGCTCGCGTACCTCGCCTCCGCCTTCGTGATCGCCTCGCTCCTCGTGCTCAGCCTCGTGCCGCCCTGGTTCAACCGGCGGATCGACGGGATCCGCCAGGAGATCGAGCGGGTGGTCGAGCCGGCTCGTGTGCAGGCGAGGGAGCAGTTGGACGCCGTGGTCCGCGAGATCACCGCGACCCGCGCCTATCTCCTCGGTGGCGATCCTGCGCTGCTCGAACGTGCCCGCGACGAGCGTCGCAACGCGGAGGAGGCAGCCGAGCGCGCAGCGGCCGCCATGCGCCCCCTCGGCCCGGAGGTGCTCGAGCTGCACGGCCGACTCTCCGCCGCGGCGTCGCGGTGGAGGGAGCGACAGGACGCGCTCCTCGCCGGCGAGCTCAGCGCCCGTGCCTACCTCGCCGAGCTGCCCGAGCAGCAGGCCCGCTTCGAGGCGCTCTTCGAGGAGGCGGCTTCGCTCGACGAGGCGCTGGCCGCCGAAGCAGCCGAGCGCCGCACGTCGATCCGGCGCGCCGCTCGGCGCCTCAGCGTCGTCGTCGCCCTGCTCGGCGCCTCCGCGATGGTCGCCTCGATGGTCGTCGCCTGGCTCGCCAGACGTGAGCGCGCCTTCGCTCGATCCGCGGAGAACGCCCGGGCGAGGGCCGAGCGCCACGCGAAGGAGGAGCGCACGCTCAAGGAGGTCATGCGCGCGCTCGGCGCCTCGGTGAGCTTCCGCGAGGTCGTCGAAAAGGCGGCGGAACGCTCCGTGGAGCTGACCCGGGCCTTCGGTGCGTACGTGGAGAAATTCGACGTGCCGGAGCCGGGAAGCGAGGTTGAGATCGTCGCGGTGGCGGGGAAGGGGGTTCCGGCGCTGGGGACGCGGGTGCCCTATCCCGGCTCGCTCTCCGAAGAGTTGATGGAGTCACACGCACCGCAGGTCATGACCGAGGTGGGCGCCATCGGGGAACGCATGGCGCCCTATCTCACCGCAAGCTGCCCCGGCTGCACCGGGCTCATCGTGCCGCTCAGCTCGGGCGGCGAGATCCTCGGTACGCTGGTGCTGCTCCGCCGAGCGGAGCAGGGCGCGTACACGGTCGAGGAGGTGGAGCTCGCACGGGCCCTCGGCGACGCCGCTTCTGCGGCGCTGCGGCGGGTGCTGCTGCTGGAGGACGTCGAGCGCGAGAAGCGCGCGAGGGACGCGCTCCTCGAGTCCACCGACGAAGGGATCCTCGGCATCGACGGTGCGGGCTGCTTCACGCTGGTCAACCGCGCCGCCTCGCTGATGCTCGGCTGGGATCCAGCGGAGATGCTCGGTCGCTCCGTACACCCGCTCATCCACCACCATCGGCCTGGCGGCGTCGCCTACGCGGAGGAGGAGTGCCCGCTCACCCACGTCATCCGCGGCGGTGCGGGCGTGCGCAGCGAGTCGGACCTCCTCTGGCGCAAGGATGGCTCGAGTTTCCCTGCCGAGTTCTCCGTTCGGCCGATCGCCGAGGGTGGCGTCACCGTGGGCGCGGTCATCGCCTTCACCGACATCACGGAGCGCAAGCAGAACGAGCAGGAGCGCGAACGGCTGCACGAGATGGAGCGGCGCGCCCGTGCCGAAGCCGAGACGGCCCTGCGCGCCCGCGACGAGCTGCTCTCCGCGGTCTCGCACGACCTGCGCAACCCGCTCGGCACGATCCGCCTGAGCGCGGACTTCCTGCTCCGCCAGCTGGGAACTGGCGACGAGCGAGCGTCGGAGCGGAGGAAGGTCGAGGTGATCGGACGAGCCTCCGAGAGCATGGATCACATGATCCAGGATCTTCTCGACGTGGATCGGATCGACTCCGGTCGGCTCGTGCTGGAGCTGGCACCGACGGATCCCGCTGCCGTGGTGGAGGAGACCTGCGCGCTCTTTCGTCCCCACGCAGAGCGGGCCGGGATCTCGCTGTCGTGCAGCGCGTCTCCCGAGCTGCCGCAGGTGCTTGCCGACGCCGGAGGGCTGCAGCGGATCCTCTCCAATCTCCTGGGCAATGCGCTCAAGTTCACGCCCGAGGGTGGGGCCGTCTCCGTCCAGGCGAGCGCTGCGGCGGATGGTGTCTCGTTCGCCGTCACCGACACCGGCCGCGGAATCGCAGCGGAGGAGCTGCCCCGCCTCTTCGATCGCCACTGGCAGGCGAGCCGCACCGACCGGCGGGGCCTGGGGCTCGGGCTCGCCATCGTCAAGGGCCTCATCGAGGCGCACGGCGGGGCCATCCACGTCGAGAGCACGCCGGGCCGGGGGAGCACCTTCCGCGTCGCGATCCCGATCGCCACGAGACCGGGTTGA
- the mxcH gene encoding TonB-dependent siderophore myxochelin receptor MxcH, protein MLEPVAATYPAEALAARTEGTVVLLLTIAADGSVQAAEVVESAGAALDEAARAAAVQLRFAPATRDGVPVAARIRYPYTFELPPLAATDTVPPAVEQAQPPATEEAIEVTVEGKSDAKQLRESARAVQVVETEQAKRETADLGEVLARTQGVGVRREGGLGSITRVSLNGFGDDQIRFFLDGVPLELAGFPFGMANVPVNLVERVEVYRGVVPIRFGADALGGAFNLVSAPLELGTHGSASYQLGSWGTHRVTAAASHLHEPTGLVARASGFFDVAENDYPVAARESGPGLGASMPAWERYHDGYRATGGTVEAGFVDRPWARRLLVRASLADYDKELQHNAVMTRPFGEVVYGGTTVGASLRYEQPLGAGVTMELLAGHTWGELYLQDLATCVYLWDGSCLEPNGQSRPGEIDAGLQDDVWTDRNSYGRLNLGWQIHPDHQLRFSASPTFFTRTGDDRLDQPGQRDPLAAERHVFTLVSGVEYEIDLFGGRLDNIVFLKDYRQALRSEERLQSGLYARRDVDLHRTGVGDSIRYRFADGLYGKASWEWATRLPSPHELFGNGVLIDANLRLQPETSHNFNLGLTVDGYDTALGALRADVNGFLRDADNLIVILGQDIRLQYQNVFAARSLGVEAAAGWTSPGGHLVLDGNLTFLDMRNVGEEGTFSQQAGDRIPNQPWFFANVAARVQAERLAQREDRAALVWNTRYVGEFFRKWESNGSIDSKAVIPTQLVHALALVYEMEAPIGTVSFTGEVQNLGDAAVFDAYGAQRPGRSLYFKTTATF, encoded by the coding sequence CTGCTCGAGCCCGTCGCCGCGACCTATCCCGCGGAGGCGTTGGCCGCACGAACCGAGGGCACGGTGGTGCTGCTTCTCACCATCGCCGCAGACGGCTCGGTGCAGGCGGCAGAGGTGGTCGAGTCGGCAGGTGCAGCGCTCGACGAGGCGGCGCGGGCGGCCGCCGTGCAGCTGCGCTTCGCCCCGGCCACACGCGACGGCGTCCCCGTCGCCGCACGCATCCGCTACCCCTACACCTTCGAGCTGCCGCCGCTGGCGGCCACCGACACCGTTCCCCCCGCTGTGGAGCAGGCCCAGCCCCCTGCCACCGAAGAGGCGATCGAGGTGACGGTCGAGGGCAAGTCCGACGCCAAGCAGCTGCGTGAATCCGCGCGGGCGGTGCAGGTGGTCGAGACGGAGCAGGCAAAGCGCGAGACGGCAGATCTCGGCGAGGTCCTCGCCCGCACCCAGGGCGTGGGCGTGCGCCGCGAGGGCGGCCTCGGCTCGATCACCCGCGTCTCGCTCAACGGCTTCGGCGACGACCAGATCCGCTTCTTCCTCGACGGCGTGCCGCTGGAGCTGGCGGGCTTCCCCTTCGGCATGGCCAACGTGCCGGTGAACCTCGTGGAGCGTGTGGAAGTCTACCGGGGCGTGGTGCCGATCCGCTTCGGCGCGGACGCCCTCGGCGGCGCGTTCAACCTCGTCTCCGCGCCGCTGGAGCTGGGCACCCACGGCTCGGCGTCGTACCAGCTGGGATCGTGGGGTACCCACCGCGTCACCGCCGCAGCGAGCCACCTCCACGAACCCACCGGCCTCGTTGCCCGTGCGAGCGGCTTCTTCGACGTCGCCGAGAACGACTACCCGGTCGCCGCGCGGGAATCGGGCCCGGGCCTCGGCGCCTCGATGCCGGCCTGGGAGCGCTACCACGACGGCTACCGCGCCACCGGCGGCACCGTCGAGGCCGGCTTCGTCGACCGCCCGTGGGCGCGGCGGCTCCTCGTGCGTGCGTCGCTGGCGGATTACGACAAGGAGCTGCAGCACAACGCGGTGATGACCCGGCCCTTCGGCGAGGTCGTCTACGGGGGCACCACCGTCGGCGCCTCACTGCGCTACGAGCAGCCCCTCGGCGCCGGGGTGACGATGGAGCTGCTCGCCGGGCATACGTGGGGCGAGCTCTACCTGCAGGACCTCGCCACCTGCGTCTACCTCTGGGACGGCAGCTGCCTCGAGCCCAACGGGCAGAGCCGCCCCGGCGAAATCGACGCGGGCCTGCAGGACGACGTCTGGACCGATCGCAACAGCTACGGGCGGCTCAACCTGGGCTGGCAGATCCACCCCGACCACCAGCTGCGCTTCAGCGCCTCGCCCACCTTCTTCACCCGCACCGGCGACGACCGCCTCGACCAGCCGGGCCAGCGCGATCCGCTCGCTGCCGAGCGCCACGTCTTCACGCTGGTGAGCGGCGTCGAATACGAGATCGATCTCTTCGGTGGCCGGCTCGACAACATCGTCTTCCTGAAGGACTACCGGCAGGCGCTGCGCTCCGAGGAGCGCCTGCAGTCCGGCCTCTACGCCCGCCGCGACGTCGACCTCCACCGGACCGGCGTCGGCGACTCGATCCGCTACCGCTTCGCCGACGGGCTCTACGGCAAGGCCTCCTGGGAGTGGGCGACGCGACTGCCCAGCCCTCACGAGCTCTTCGGCAACGGCGTGCTCATCGACGCCAACCTCCGCCTGCAGCCGGAGACGAGCCACAACTTCAACCTCGGCCTCACCGTCGACGGCTACGACACCGCGCTCGGCGCGCTGCGGGCCGACGTCAACGGATTCCTCCGCGACGCCGACAACCTGATCGTCATCCTCGGCCAGGACATCCGGCTGCAGTACCAGAACGTCTTCGCGGCGCGCTCGCTCGGGGTGGAGGCCGCTGCCGGCTGGACCTCGCCCGGCGGCCACCTCGTCCTCGACGGCAACCTCACCTTCCTCGACATGCGCAACGTCGGCGAGGAGGGAACCTTCTCGCAGCAGGCGGGCGACCGGATCCCGAACCAGCCCTGGTTCTTCGCCAACGTCGCCGCGCGGGTGCAGGCCGAACGGCTCGCCCAGCGCGAGGACCGCGCGGCGCTGGTGTGGAACACGCGTTACGTCGGCGAGTTCTTCCGCAAGTGGGAGAGCAACGGCAGCATCGACTCCAAGGCCGTCATTCCCACCCAGCTCGTGCACGCGCTGGCGCTCGTCTACGAGATGGAGGCGCCGATCGGCACGGTGAGCTTCACCGGCGAGGTGCAGAACCTCGGCGACGCCGCCGTCTTCGACGCCTACGGCGCGCAGCGGCCGGGCCGCTCCCTCTACTTCAAGACCACCGCCACCTTCTGA
- a CDS encoding BTAD domain-containing putative transcriptional regulator: MQRRPDPAWTLRLHATAQLVTDGGGVLQLERKTAAFLALLATDGPMTRSKVAGLLWADSSEQRARANLRQLLSRLRKQAGGELVGQGEPLRLLPAVHVELSPELLGCYEFDDCLELSEWLAAARERLVRLQLTSLDADGEQLERMGDLAGALRRAEQAAALDPLSERCVRRLMRLHLALDDRAAALRVFRDCEQRLERELGVAPAEETRRLAHAIGVGDAPVPEAPRRFPAATLHPPGLVGRERDWARLEAAWSAGRTIFLGGAAGVGKSRLALDFARSKGVALVIESRPGDADVPFASQARAVRQVFTRWPDLALPDWARRELSRMLPALASPDRRPPPLQGSDDRLHFLEAQAELLRRAAACEGRHGEGVALVVDDLQFCDPWSAEVGHYLFSNRDLGFRPILTYRTGQLPPPLQRSMEQLVDAGIAESIELPPLDTTSVEALVGALGLERIEGIGLAGGLPALVLEMAKSALDRRAAGRDVPPANLERLIRARLGKLTGTAVQLAQVAALATDQLSAELAAAVLGVRPIDLAEAWAELEAAQFLQGNRIVHDLVCDVIRAGLPQAIAEHLHRCIARELERLGADPTAIAAQWQAGGAPERAAPHLIA; the protein is encoded by the coding sequence ATGCAGCGCCGACCGGACCCTGCCTGGACCCTACGCCTCCACGCCACCGCGCAGCTGGTGACCGACGGGGGCGGCGTGCTGCAATTGGAGCGCAAGACCGCTGCGTTTCTCGCGCTCCTCGCTACCGATGGGCCGATGACCCGATCGAAGGTGGCCGGCCTCCTCTGGGCCGACTCCTCCGAGCAACGTGCGCGCGCCAACCTGCGCCAGCTGCTCTCGCGCCTGCGCAAGCAGGCCGGAGGTGAGCTCGTCGGCCAGGGCGAGCCGCTGCGCCTGCTCCCTGCCGTCCACGTCGAACTCTCCCCAGAGCTCCTCGGCTGCTACGAGTTCGACGACTGCCTCGAGCTCTCCGAATGGCTCGCGGCGGCGCGCGAACGCCTGGTGCGCCTGCAGCTCACGAGCCTCGACGCAGACGGCGAACAGCTCGAGCGCATGGGCGATCTGGCGGGAGCCCTGCGTCGGGCGGAGCAGGCAGCCGCGCTCGATCCCCTCTCCGAGCGATGCGTGCGACGGCTCATGCGGCTGCACCTCGCGCTGGACGATCGCGCCGCTGCGCTGCGGGTCTTCCGCGACTGCGAGCAGCGGCTCGAGCGAGAGCTCGGCGTCGCGCCCGCCGAGGAGACGCGGCGGCTCGCCCACGCCATCGGCGTGGGGGACGCGCCCGTCCCCGAGGCGCCCCGCCGCTTCCCGGCAGCGACCCTGCACCCCCCGGGGCTCGTCGGCAGGGAGCGCGACTGGGCCCGGCTCGAGGCAGCCTGGAGCGCCGGGCGGACGATCTTCCTCGGCGGAGCAGCAGGGGTCGGCAAGAGCCGCCTCGCTCTCGACTTCGCGCGGTCGAAGGGCGTTGCCCTGGTGATCGAAAGCCGGCCCGGCGACGCGGACGTCCCGTTCGCCTCCCAGGCAAGGGCGGTGCGCCAGGTCTTCACCAGGTGGCCGGACCTGGCGCTTCCGGACTGGGCCCGCCGCGAGCTCTCCCGCATGCTCCCCGCGCTCGCGTCACCCGACCGCCGGCCACCGCCGCTGCAGGGCTCCGACGACAGGCTGCACTTCCTGGAGGCCCAGGCCGAGCTGCTGCGCCGAGCGGCAGCGTGCGAGGGTCGCCACGGCGAAGGCGTCGCCCTGGTGGTCGACGATCTCCAATTCTGTGATCCCTGGAGCGCCGAGGTGGGCCACTACCTCTTCTCGAACCGGGATCTCGGCTTTCGCCCGATCCTCACCTATCGCACCGGCCAGCTCCCCCCACCCCTGCAGCGCTCGATGGAGCAGCTGGTCGACGCGGGGATCGCCGAGTCGATCGAGCTGCCCCCGCTCGACACGACCTCGGTCGAGGCCCTCGTGGGTGCGCTGGGGCTGGAGCGGATCGAGGGGATCGGGCTGGCGGGCGGGTTGCCGGCGCTGGTCCTCGAGATGGCGAAGAGCGCGCTCGACCGCCGGGCGGCCGGTCGCGACGTCCCCCCGGCGAACCTGGAACGGCTCATCCGCGCACGGCTCGGCAAGCTCACCGGGACGGCGGTGCAGCTCGCCCAGGTCGCAGCGCTGGCCACCGATCAGCTCAGCGCCGAGCTGGCGGCGGCGGTCCTGGGCGTGCGGCCGATCGATCTGGCGGAGGCGTGGGCCGAGCTCGAGGCCGCCCAGTTCCTCCAGGGGAACCGGATCGTCCACGACCTCGTCTGCGACGTTATCCGCGCCGGGCTCCCGCAGGCGATCGCCGAGCACCTCCACCGCTGCATCGCCCGCGAGCTCGAGAGGTTGGGCGCCGATCCGACCGCGATCGCCGCGCAGTGGCAGGCCGGCGGCGCACCGGAGCGCGCGGCGCCGCACCTCATCGCCTGA